In Microbacterium terrisoli, the genomic stretch CATCCTGCAGACGCCCACGGTGTTCGTGCTCGACGCCGACGGCGCCGTGCACTCGCGCTTCGGCGGCGCCCCGCACCGGCAGGCCGTCGCCGCCGAGCTCACCCGACTGATCGGAGAACCCGCCCATGCCTGACAAGACCATCGGCATCGACCCGCGCGGCCCGCGTTTCGGCGCCGCGATCACTTCGGTTCTGACCCTGATCACGATCGTGCTGGGCCTGACGGGGCTGTCCACGACGGCTCTGATCGCAAGCGCGACCATCGGCGCCCGCATCCTGGACCCGGCATTCCTTCTGCTCCTGGTGATCGCCCTGCTGTTCACATGGGGCGTCGGCTGGCCGCGCACCGCACCGTGGGGTGCGCTGTTCCGCCGATTCGTGCAGCCGCGCCTTGCCGCACCGAGCGAGCTCGAAGACCCCCGCCCGCCGCGCTTCGCACAGGGCGTCGGACTGCTGGTGAGCGTCATCGGCCTGGTGCTGCAGCTGGCAGGAGTCCCGTGGGGACTGACGGTCGCGGCCGCCGCAGCGTTCGTCGCCGCATTCCTGAACGCCGCCTTCGGATTCTGCCTCGGCTGCCAGCTGTACCTGCTGCTGCAGCGGGCCGGCGTCATCGGGCACGCCACCGCGTAGGCTCGGCAACCCGTCGCACCGGTCGCCGCCCACGATTAGGCTGGGCCGCACACGACCGATCGACGACGGAGGACACCATGAGCGTCACCAGCGAAGCCGCGGCACAGTGGAGCGGCAGCCTGTTCGAAGGATCCGGCCGAGTGAGCCTGACCAGCTCGGGCCAGGGCTCGTTCCCGGTGAACTGGAAGGCGCGAAGCGAAGGCTCTGACGCGGTCACGACTCCCGAGGAGCTGCTCGCCGCCGCCCACGCCTCCTGCTACTGCATGGCGCTGTCGAATGCCCTGGCGCAGAACGGCACTCCGCCCGAGAACCTGCAGGCATCGGCATCCGTCACCTTCACGCCGGGCACCGGGATCACCGGCAGTCACCTGAACGTGTCGGCGGTCGTCCCCGGCCTCACCGAGGCCGACTTCGACCGCCTGGCCGAAGAGGCGAAGGTCGGCTGCCCGGTCTCGCAGGCCCTGGCGGGTGTCGAGATCACCCTCGAGGCATCGCTTGCCTGAAACCCCTTCCTCTGCCGGCCACATCGTCGTGGCGGGCGCATCCGGCCTGATCGGGACCGCGCTGACGGCAGCCCTGCAGGCAGACGGCGTGCGGGTCACCCGGCTCGTGCGCCGCGCACCGCGCGGGCCGGGAGAGGTGCAGTGGCTGGCCGATGCCCGCCCGCTGGATCCCGACGTGCTCGCCGGCGCCGAGGCGGTGGTGGGGCTGAACGGCGCCTCGATCGGGCGGATGCCGTGGACCGCACGCTATCGCAGCACTTTGCTGTGGTCGCGCGTCACTCCGACGCGGACGCTGGCCACCGCGATCCGTGCGCTGGGTGTGGATGCCCCGGCCTTCGTCAGTGCGTCGGCGGTCGGCGTGTACGGCTCGGCCCCGGGCCTCACCCTGACCGAGCAGTCACCCCGAGGCGACACGTTCCTGGCCGATCTGTGCGGCGAGTGGGAGCACGCCGCCGCAGACGCAGGTCCGCACGCACGCGTGGCCGTGCTGCGCACCGCGCCGGTCGTGCATGCCCAGGGCGTGCTCAAACCGCTGATCCTGCTCACCCGGGCGGGCCTTTCCGGGCCGCTCGGGCGCGGCACGCAGGCGTGGCCGTGGATCTCGCTGGTCGACCAGGTGCGGGCGATCCGACACATCATCGACGCCGGCCTGTCGGGGCCGGTCAATCTGACCGGCCCGACCCGCGCCACTGCGAACGACCTCGGCTTCGGGCTGGCGGTGCGCCTGAACCGGCCGTACCTGGTGCGCGCACCTGCCTGGGCGATGCGCCTCGCGCTGGGCGCTGCCGCCGAGGCGCTGCTGCTGGCCGACGCACACGTCGTCCCGGCCGCGCTGCTGAACTCGGGCTTCTCGTTCGTGCACGCGACGGTCGACGACGCGATCGCTGCCGCCGTACCCCGTCCCGGAGATGCGGACGCGGCCTCTTCTCAGGCCTTGTCGGCCGACTCGAGCTTGATCGACTGACGGATCGCGCCCCGCGCGCGCTTGCGGTCACCGGCGGCGTCGTACGCAAGGCCCAACCGGTACCACGCGCGCCAGTCGTCGGGGTGCGCCTGCGCCTCGTCGCGGTAATGCGGGAAGACCGCGTCGCCGTCCGCGCGCACCACGCGGCCGCTGGGATGGACTGCGACGTCGTCGTCGGGCAGGCCGCCCTCCTTCTCGAGCCGACGGCCGACCTGTTCGGCGCGCACACCGAACCAGATCTCCCGCCCGATGGCCCATGCGGCGATCACCGGCAGCACGAACAGCGCGACGCCCATGACGACTGCCAGCGCGCTGCCGCTGGCCAGCAGCAGCCAGGCCCACTGGGCGATCACAACGATGTACAGCACCAGCACTGCCGCGATCAGAGCCACGGAGATGCGGGTCTTCATGCGCGGCCGGCGTCGCCGGCCGCAC encodes the following:
- a CDS encoding DUF4395 domain-containing protein; protein product: MPDKTIGIDPRGPRFGAAITSVLTLITIVLGLTGLSTTALIASATIGARILDPAFLLLLVIALLFTWGVGWPRTAPWGALFRRFVQPRLAAPSELEDPRPPRFAQGVGLLVSVIGLVLQLAGVPWGLTVAAAAAFVAAFLNAAFGFCLGCQLYLLLQRAGVIGHATA
- a CDS encoding OsmC family peroxiredoxin, which encodes MSVTSEAAAQWSGSLFEGSGRVSLTSSGQGSFPVNWKARSEGSDAVTTPEELLAAAHASCYCMALSNALAQNGTPPENLQASASVTFTPGTGITGSHLNVSAVVPGLTEADFDRLAEEAKVGCPVSQALAGVEITLEASLA
- a CDS encoding TIGR01777 family oxidoreductase, which produces MPETPSSAGHIVVAGASGLIGTALTAALQADGVRVTRLVRRAPRGPGEVQWLADARPLDPDVLAGAEAVVGLNGASIGRMPWTARYRSTLLWSRVTPTRTLATAIRALGVDAPAFVSASAVGVYGSAPGLTLTEQSPRGDTFLADLCGEWEHAAADAGPHARVAVLRTAPVVHAQGVLKPLILLTRAGLSGPLGRGTQAWPWISLVDQVRAIRHIIDAGLSGPVNLTGPTRATANDLGFGLAVRLNRPYLVRAPAWAMRLALGAAAEALLLADAHVVPAALLNSGFSFVHATVDDAIAAAVPRPGDADAASSQALSADSSLID